The Candidatus Yanofskybacteria bacterium genomic interval CAGCGGTGGATGATTCTGGTGTAGCTGGCGAAGTACTCGGACTGATTGGCATATATTCAAATATGTAGTCAAAGTCTGTCTTAGCAATCAATAGCAAGGAACTCGATTCGCGAACGGCACATGGCTTATTCTGGTCTAGCGGTTCTCCTACCCACTCGACTGGATTTATCGATAATTTACCGACATTTATGGCATCCTCGGTCTTGGTTAATGAGACTAGACGAACTGCGCCGTAACAAAGTATGATTACGACCACCAATAAGAGGATGGAGCAAAGTAAGCATAAGTTGCGCGAACTAGTACGAGGTTCTGCGGCCATACTTCCGTCTCCTTAATGAGCTTTCTCCATACTAACCCTTCATTCTTAATTGTCAATAAATCTGGTATAACAGAATTATGGATCGCATGAATTTAAAGATTCTATACGAGGATAATCACCTTATCGCCATATTTAAGCCGTCTGGTATTTTAGTACAAGGCGATAGTAGCGGTGACGAGAATCTAATGGACTTAACCAAGAGGATGCTAATAGAAAGGGACAATAAGCCAGGAAACGTATTCTTGGGGTTAATACATAGAATTGATAGACCAGTGTCTGGCATCGTGCTGTTTGCTAAAACTAGCAAGGGAGCGGCTAGAATTTCAGAGCAAATACGCAATAGGGAGTTTAAAAAAATATATTGCGCGCTGGTTGTCGGCAACATGTCGCCATTGTCTGGAGTTCTGAAGCATAGACTCTTAAAAGATGAGGCCAGGAGAATGGCGATTATTTCTGAGATGGGGGACGAGGCGATACTTGATTACGAGACGATCGAGTCTGTGGGCAATCATTCCGTATTGAAGATCAATTTAATTACAGGAAGGTTCCATCAAATAAGGGCTCAACTATCTGCGGTGGGCCATCCGATATTGGGTGATGTGAAATATGGGGCCTCTGAGGTGTTGCCCGACCGTTCAATAGCTCTTTGTGCTACTGAGATGGAATTTATATCGGCTACAGGAAGTAAGCTAGTCAGTATTAAGATTGATCCGCCGCTGGAGTTTCGGCAATTGGCTGGAGTATAAAAAAGCCCGGTCTGCCAGAAGCTTGGCGGCAGACCGGGATAAGATGGGCCGTAGCCCTAGCGGGGATCGGCGATCACTTCTGCTTGATTGCGATGTCCTGTCCACAGCGAGTGCAGTGTTGCACCGTGCGTCCCGACCTGGTCTTGCGAGTCTTGCCCTGAAGGGCATGACCGCCGAAGAGATCGCAGGTGGGCCGTTTCGCCGAGGGCTTAGACTCGATGGTGGGCATCGCCTTCTGATCTAGCATCCTGTACTCCTTTGGGTTGGTGGGGGCTTGCTAATTACAGATTCAAGTATTATGGTGTTTTTATGGCTAATTGTCAAATTAGCCAATTATGGTATAATGTAGGTACGGGGATGCTAGGTTTCGACAAGATTTTTTAACAATTAGATGCTAGGGGTGGATGACCGTTAATCACCTTAAATATCCGGTCAAACATATAGGTGCCAATTATACACCTAATTACGCTTTCGCTTAAAATTTAAGCTTAAGCCATTCTGTCTTCGATACTCGCTAGGAGATCACAGAGTGTCATAAACAGCGAGCTTGCCAGCTTTTGATTCTTCTCCAACTGCTGGGACATAATGAGAGGATAGTCGGAGATAATTTTTTCAGCTTTGTACTCTTCGGTGAAACAATAAACTGAATATCTTAGTAGACATCTATTTGTACGAATTTTGGACGCGATTTCAATATCGCCATCTCCACTATCTGATAAAATCGGCCTTCCAGGCCGATTTTATCGTTATTGACAAAGCACCATCATCTGTGCTATACTTAAACCACTGCAAATAGGTCTACCAGGGATCAGCAGCAGAGGGTAACGTATAATCCCTCACAGTCTACTGGCTAAAGAGCTCGCTTCGGCGGGCTCAATTCTTTTTATAATCAACGCATAGCTTTCAAAAATCCAGCCTTCCAAGAGATCCCAAGAATTTTTAACCATCTCCACCATAAAACAAAACCACTGAGCTTAAGCTCAGTGGTTTTGTTTTATTCTTCGAATGTGCCGCGATCTTTTGATCGCTGTAAATCTTTTTTCTTTATTGTCTCGCGTTTATCGTATTTCTTTTTACCTTTGGCAACTCCAACTAGTAACTTTAGCTTTTTATTGTGCTCATATATTTTAAGGGGAACTAGAGTGAGGCCCTGAGATTGGGCTAGGCCAGTTAGAACGTTGATCTGCTTTTTAGATAGCAATAACTTCCTTGATGCTTGAGGGTCGTAATTGCCTGGCATATTAGCCGGTTGATAGGGCGGGATATTGGCACCGATAAGCATGGGCTCACCATTTATAATTTTCACATAAGATCCCTTGATGGCAATATGGCCAGTCTTAATAGATTTTACCTCGTAGCCTTTTAATACAATGCCAGCCTCGATTGTCTCGAGAATTTCATAATCAAAATGGGCCTTGTCGTTTGTAGCGTAATCTCGCATGACTCAATATTATCGCGTAAAGATGGTTTAATAAAGCCCTCCCAGATTTATCTTGAAGATTTTTCACCGCAGTCTATATATTAAGTGAGCCCTAGGCATTCTGTGGAACTCTCGGAAGCGCTTTAGCTAAGATATATTTGATATAGCCCTTTTTGGGCGATAAGGAATGGTTCCGCCTTCTTAGGCGGATAAAGCGCTGAGAGTGTAGATAAAAACCCATCGCAGGAATGGGTTTATTATCGGTCCGAAAGAATGCTTAGGGCGAGCAGGCTATTTGCGTTCCTCTATCTTCGTTTTCAGCTTTATCGTCTGATCTTTCCTGAGTATGGTCATTTCGATCTCGTCGTCGACTTGGAACTTCTGAAGCACATCGCTTAAATCGGATTCGCCACCGAGCTTCTCTCCATCTAGCTCGGTGATTATGTCGTTCTCTTTGACGCCAGCTTTATCGGCTGGAGAATCTGGAACTATAGCTATCGAGCTAGGATTATGATCTCTGACGATCAATGCCCCGTAGTCTATGGGCAGAGAATAGGTTTTTTGTAGCTTCTTATTAAGCATTACGTATAGCAGTCCGAGATACGGCTTTACTATGCGGCCATATTTTATAATATCTTCTAGGTCTT includes:
- a CDS encoding SsrA-binding protein, which codes for MRDYATNDKAHFDYEILETIEAGIVLKGYEVKSIKTGHIAIKGSYVKIINGEPMLIGANIPPYQPANMPGNYDPQASRKLLLSKKQINVLTGLAQSQGLTLVPLKIYEHNKKLKLLVGVAKGKKKYDKRETIKKKDLQRSKDRGTFEE
- a CDS encoding RNA pseudouridine synthase translates to MDRMNLKILYEDNHLIAIFKPSGILVQGDSSGDENLMDLTKRMLIERDNKPGNVFLGLIHRIDRPVSGIVLFAKTSKGAARISEQIRNREFKKIYCALVVGNMSPLSGVLKHRLLKDEARRMAIISEMGDEAILDYETIESVGNHSVLKINLITGRFHQIRAQLSAVGHPILGDVKYGASEVLPDRSIALCATEMEFISATGSKLVSIKIDPPLEFRQLAGV